A stretch of Brassica napus cultivar Da-Ae chromosome C6, Da-Ae, whole genome shotgun sequence DNA encodes these proteins:
- the LOC106428245 gene encoding DEAD-box ATP-dependent RNA helicase 52, translating into MSSSWADVSEAERAPSGWGYGNSRPSRTNYVPPHLRGRGPSPGSDRGGYGGGYGGRGGQGYGGRGGGGGGYVGRGGGGGGGWNNRSGGWDRRDTETNPFGNDRNVEPVADEQENTGINFEAYEDIPIETSGDNVPPPVNTFAEIDLGEALNLNIQRCKYVKPTPVQRNAIPILAAGRDLMACAQTGSGKTAAFCFPIISGIMKEQQRVERPRGVRGVYPLAVILSPTRELACQIHDEARKFSYQTGVKVVVAYGGTPVNQQIRELERGVDILVATPGRLNDLLERGRVSLQMVKHLALDEADRMLDMGFEPQIRKIVQQMDMPPPGVRQTMLFSATFPREIQRLASDFLSNYIFLAVGRVGSSTDLIVQRVEFVHDSDKRSHLMDLLHAQRENGNQGKQALTLVFVETKKGADSLENWLCMNGFPATTIHGDRSQQEREMALRSFKTGRTPILVATDVAARGLDIPHVAHVVNFDLPNDIDDYVHRIGRTGRAGNSGLATAFFNDNNTSMAKPLAELMQEANQEVPDWLSRYASRASFGGGKNRRSGGRFGGRDFRRESFGQGGGGGGGYYGGGGGGYGAVPGGGYGAMPGGYGNVPGGGYGAVPGGYVPYGRGGGAYYGGGYGTVPNQGYGPGVASAWD; encoded by the exons ATGAGTTCATCATGGGCTGATGTTTCCGAAGCGGAGAGAGCACCATCTGGTTGGGGTTACGGGAACTCTCGTCCCTCGCGAACCAACTACGTGCCTCCGCATCTTAGGGGCCGTGGACCTTCACCTGGTAGTGATCGTGGGGGATATGGTGGTGGTTATGGTGGTCGAGGAGGCCAAGGTTATGGTGGTCGAGGAGGCGGAGGCGGAGGCTATGTTGGtagaggaggaggtggaggtggtggtTGGAATAACAGGAGTGGAGGTTGGGACCGTAGGGATACTGAAACTAACCCGTTTGGTAATGATAGGAATGTAGAGCCGGTTGCTGACGAGCAGGAGAACACAGGCATTAACTTTGAGGCCTATGAAGATATCCCCATCGAGACAAGTGGGGATAATGTGCCGCCTCCTGTTAATACCTTTGCTGAGATAGACCTTGGAGAGGCTCTGAATCTTAATATCCAGAGGTGCAAGTACGTGAAGCCGACCCCTGTGCAGCGTAATGCGATTCCCATCTTGGCTGCTGGGAGGGATTTGATGGCTTGTGCTCAGACGGGGTCTGGGAAGACAGCTGCGTTTTGTTTTCCTATTATTAGTGGGATTATGAAGGAGCAGCAGCGTGTAGAGAGACCACGTGGAGTTCGGGGAGTGTATCCTCTTGCTGTCATTCTCTCACCAACTAGGGAGTTGGCATGTCAG ATACATGATGAAGCCAGAAAGTTCTCCTATCAAACTGGTGTGAAAGTTGTGGTTGCTTATGGAGGAACACCAGTCAACCAACAG ATCCGGGAGCTTGAAAGAGGAGTTGATATTCTTGTTGCAACTCCTGGGAGATTAAATGATTTGCTTGAGAGAGGTAGAGTCTCACTACAGATGGTAAAACACCTAGCACTTGATGAGGCGGATAGGATGCTGGACATGGGGTTTGAACCGCAAATCAGGAAGATCGTTCAGCAGATGGATATGCCTCCTCCTGGTGTCCGGCAGACAATGCTGTTCAGTGCTACCTTTCCTAGGGAGATACAG AGACTTGCATCtgattttctttcaaattacaTATTTCTGGCTGTTGGAAGAGTGGGTTCAAGTACGGATTTAATAGTCCAAAGAGTAGAGTTTGTCCACGATTCTGACAAAAGAAGCCATTTAATGGACCTTCTTCATGCTCAGAGGGAGAATGGTAACCAAGGAAAG cAAGCTTTGACTCTTGTATTTGTGGAGACAAAGAAGGGAGCTGACTCGTTGGAGAATTGGTTGTGCATGAACGGATTCCCAGCAACGACCATCCACGGTGATAGGTCACAACAG GAAAGAGAAATGGCACTGAGATCATTCAAGACTGGGCGGACACCTATTTTGGTTGCAACTGATGTGGCAGCACGTGGTCTTGACATTCCACACGTGGCCCATGTGGTTAACTTTGATCTACCAAACGATATCGATGACTATGTCCACCGTATCGGACGAACAGGACGTGCAGGCAATTCAGGACTAGCAACTGCTTTCTTCAATGATAACAACACATCAATGGCCAAGCCACTCGCTGAGCTAATGCAGGAAGCAAACCAGGAGGTCCCTGACTGGCTGAGTCGGTATGCATCTCGTGCTTCATTTGGAGGTGGTAAGAACCGACGATCTGGTGGGCGGTTTGGTGGCCGTGACTTCAGGAGAGAATCTTTTGGCCAAGGCGGAGGCGGAGGCGGTGGCTactatggtggtggtggaggaggataTGGTGCCGTTCCCGGTGGTGGATATGGAGCAATGCCTGGTGGATATGGAAACGTACCAGGTGGTGGATATGGAGCCGTTCCTGGTGGTTATGTACCATACGGCAGAGGCGGTGGTGCTTACTACGGTGGAGGATATGGAACCGTTCCTAACCAAGGCTACGGCCCTGGAGTGGCCAGTGCTTGGGACTAA